In Magnetococcales bacterium, one DNA window encodes the following:
- a CDS encoding tetratricopeptide repeat protein has product MRGRVQAMLVCHGPRSRPLDTGFLFMMRTVFFLLGFLLWLGSWTALAAAEIDDIYALADQKRFPEAMNRLEGYLRKNPKDAQGRFLKGLILTEQKRPDEAIAVFKSLSADHPNLPEPYNNLAVLYAEKGMYEEASESLKKAIRTHPSYATAHENLGDIYSKMASQAYSKALSLDAQNRAAQTKLDLIRKLFAQQGNEVSADVKQDSSPASPEIPSAMVVPESPAAAPDPPAPPAPPAQPEDPAVQIKGEIGRSIEQWARDWSEKNTRGYLDAYAVRFQVPAPFTSRAVWEARRSQVIGQSGGSISIDISDLKVTILNPGRAQATFKQDYRSPSYKDTVRKTLSMVLENGRWKIVRESSGG; this is encoded by the coding sequence ATGCGGGGTCGAGTGCAGGCGATGCTGGTCTGCCATGGACCAAGGTCACGGCCATTGGATACCGGATTTCTTTTCATGATGCGTACCGTATTTTTTCTCCTTGGTTTTTTGTTGTGGTTGGGATCCTGGACCGCTTTGGCGGCTGCCGAAATCGATGACATCTACGCCTTGGCGGATCAGAAGCGGTTTCCCGAGGCGATGAATCGGCTGGAAGGGTATCTGCGGAAGAATCCCAAGGACGCCCAGGGACGGTTTCTCAAAGGGTTGATCCTGACCGAACAAAAGCGGCCCGATGAGGCCATCGCCGTTTTCAAGAGCCTTTCCGCCGATCATCCCAATCTGCCCGAACCGTACAACAATCTGGCGGTCCTCTATGCCGAAAAGGGAATGTATGAAGAGGCGAGCGAATCGTTGAAAAAGGCGATCCGGACCCATCCGAGCTATGCCACGGCCCATGAAAACCTGGGCGACATCTACTCCAAGATGGCCTCCCAGGCCTACAGCAAGGCCTTGTCCCTCGATGCCCAGAATCGTGCGGCGCAGACGAAACTCGATCTGATCCGCAAACTGTTTGCCCAACAGGGAAATGAAGTCTCCGCCGATGTGAAACAGGATTCTTCCCCTGCTTCTCCGGAGATTCCGTCCGCCATGGTCGTCCCTGAATCTCCCGCTGCCGCCCCCGACCCTCCGGCCCCCCCGGCCCCCCCGGCCCAACCCGAAGACCCCGCAGTCCAGATCAAGGGGGAGATCGGGCGCAGTATCGAACAATGGGCCAGGGATTGGTCCGAGAAGAATACCCGCGGTTATCTGGATGCCTATGCGGTCCGGTTTCAGGTTCCGGCCCCGTTCACCAGTCGTGCCGTCTGGGAGGCACGGCGCAGTCAGGTCATCGGCCAGTCGGGCGGGTCGATTTCGATCGACATTTCCGATCTCAAGGTTACCATTCTCAATCCGGGTCGTGCGCAGGCGACGTTCAAACAGGACTATCGGTCCCCCAGTTACAAGGACACGGTCAGGAAAACCCTTTCCATGGTTTTGGAAAATGGCCGCTGGAAAATCGTGCGGGAAAGTTCCGGGGGATAG
- a CDS encoding VacJ family lipoprotein, which yields MSLRFPIIFFLALFLASESLATGGADPGTAATMGASVGSSAMAVQAGGAGPGMGTGDSMDTVDDMEFQESQETISDPLEPFNRAMFVINDMVYTVVIKPLAHVYAAVAPEVVRAAVRNFFHNLAMPTHFVNALLQRKSDVAGRELFRFLINSTVGVLGFHDAADQMFQLKSGDEDTGQTLGTYGIGDGVYINWPLIGPSNLRDTVGLAGDAFLNPLGYVPSEIWVRGGIQGYRHLNETSLRLGEYEDLKKAALDPYVAVRDAYLQTRRKALRQ from the coding sequence ATGTCGTTACGTTTCCCGATAATCTTTTTTCTTGCGTTGTTTTTGGCGTCGGAATCACTGGCGACGGGTGGCGCCGATCCGGGGACTGCGGCGACGATGGGGGCTTCCGTTGGCTCCTCCGCGATGGCGGTCCAGGCCGGAGGGGCCGGTCCAGGGATGGGGACGGGGGATTCCATGGACACGGTCGATGACATGGAATTCCAGGAATCCCAGGAAACCATCTCCGATCCACTGGAACCGTTCAACCGGGCGATGTTCGTGATCAACGACATGGTCTACACGGTGGTGATCAAGCCTCTGGCCCATGTCTATGCCGCCGTGGCGCCGGAGGTTGTTCGTGCGGCGGTACGTAATTTCTTCCACAATTTGGCGATGCCGACCCATTTCGTCAACGCCCTGTTGCAACGGAAGAGTGATGTGGCGGGGCGGGAGTTGTTCCGTTTTCTGATCAATTCCACCGTCGGGGTACTGGGATTTCACGATGCAGCCGACCAGATGTTTCAACTTAAATCGGGTGACGAGGATACCGGGCAGACGCTGGGGACCTATGGAATTGGCGATGGCGTCTACATCAACTGGCCTTTGATCGGCCCTTCCAACCTGCGCGATACCGTGGGTCTGGCTGGTGATGCCTTTCTCAATCCGTTGGGGTACGTTCCGAGCGAAATCTGGGTCCGTGGTGGCATTCAGGGCTATCGACATCTGAACGAAACCTCGCTCAGGCTTGGGGAATACGAAGATCTCAAGAAGGCGGCCCTGGACCCCTATGTGGCGGTGCGGGACGCCTATCTGCAAACGCGGCGCAAGGCGCTGCGCCAGTGA
- a CDS encoding ABC transporter permease, with the protein MFLFFLRTLAVIPAPPWRWRDLLVQIHFIGVRSLFVIGLTAIFAGMVLALQGFYTLSRFGSEALLGPAVALSMIRELGPVLSGLMITGRAGSAMAAELGIMRIREQIDALEVMGIPPIHFLAVPRFLAGLVVLPLLTVIFDVVGIFGGYLVSVQLLGLSAGTYFGGIESAVSMHDIHTGLIKSLCFGLIIACVCSFKGFFARRGAEGVSHATTSAVVQSSVLILVSDYFITAIML; encoded by the coding sequence ATGTTTCTTTTTTTCCTGCGCACCCTTGCCGTCATCCCCGCCCCCCCGTGGCGCTGGCGCGACCTGCTCGTACAGATTCACTTCATCGGCGTCCGCTCCCTGTTCGTGATCGGACTGACCGCCATATTCGCCGGCATGGTTCTGGCGCTCCAGGGATTTTACACCTTGAGCCGCTTCGGTTCGGAAGCGCTCCTGGGACCCGCCGTGGCCCTGTCGATGATCCGGGAACTGGGGCCGGTCCTTTCCGGTCTCATGATCACCGGACGCGCCGGTTCGGCCATGGCGGCGGAACTGGGAATCATGCGCATCCGCGAACAGATCGATGCCCTGGAAGTGATGGGAATCCCCCCCATCCATTTTCTGGCGGTCCCCCGTTTCCTGGCAGGGCTCGTCGTTCTGCCACTCCTGACGGTCATCTTCGATGTCGTCGGCATTTTCGGCGGCTACCTGGTATCCGTGCAACTTCTGGGCCTGAGCGCCGGTACCTATTTTGGGGGAATCGAATCGGCAGTATCCATGCACGACATCCACACCGGTCTCATCAAGTCCCTCTGTTTCGGCCTGATCATCGCGTGCGTCTGTTCCTTCAAGGGATTTTTCGCCCGCCGAGGGGCCGAAGGGGTCAGTCATGCCACGACCTCGGCCGTCGTCCAAAGTTCCGTTCTGATCCTCGTCAGCGATTATTTCATCACCGCCATCATGCTCTAG